A segment of the Pelecanus crispus isolate bPelCri1 chromosome Z, bPelCri1.pri, whole genome shotgun sequence genome:
cccagcaccccagcctaCCCCCCAgtctgcccccagcacccaaaactgcccccagcctgccccccagcacccaaaactgcccccaacctgccccccagcacccaaacCTGCCCCAATCCCCCCCACATAACCCCTCTGGACCCCCACAGCCatccctgcccccctccccgatCCCCCAAAATATCTATAGACTCCCCCCCCGCACCCTCTCGAAAACCCCCAGACCCCTCaaaaccccccccaaaccttccTGGACCCCACAGATGCCCCCCCAAAGCCCCTGGACCCCCAAACAACACTAGTGTCCCCAAATACCGccccccatggaccccccccaggaccccccaaatcccctcaGGACCCCCAAGTCtcccccagacaccccccccggtccccaaattccccctccccgggacccccaagtgcccccccccccccagccctgggacccccccccaatcccccccatttcctcccccgggaccccccccagcctcccccccaGCTGTGGggtcccccctgaccccccacccccccagtaCCACATCGACGAgggtgggggggcagcgggggagccgggcggggccgggggggggcaaCGACCTGGACGACCTGGACACAGCCCTCAGCAAGCTGGAGGtgaaactgggggggggaagccgagccccccagcccactggtgagactgggaggcactgggaggggctgggggggggctcctCTGATCTCACTGCGGGGCGACTGGGGGGGTCCTCTGGCCTCGCTGGGGGATTCTGGCTGCACTgggggggggactggggggggactggagagcactgggagggacGGGGGGGCTCCTCTGGCCTCACTGGGGGGACTCTGGCCACACTggggggggactgggatggactgggagggATTGGAAAatactgggagggactggagGGGCTCTTCTGGCctcactgggagggactggagggcactgggagagaCTGGTGGGGCTCCTCTGGCCAcactggggggtactgggagggactggggggggtcCTCTGGCCTCACTGGGGGGACTGGAGAGACTGGGAGGGCTCCTCTGTCcacactgggagggactggagagcactgggagggactggggggctcCTCTGGCCACACtagggggactgggagggactggcGGGCACTGGGAAGGACTGGGAGGGATTGGAAAGCACGAGGAGGAACTGGGGGGGTTCCTCTGGCCTCACTGCGGGGGACTGGGAGcgactgggggcactgggggaacTCCCTGGCCCCACTGGGAGatactgggctgtactgggagtcACTGGGGCCGGGTGTCCTCAGGAGGAGCTCACAACCATCccggagctggcggaggagctggAGATCTACAGGTacccccggggggctgggggctgggtcccccccgggcgccggggggtccggggggtgACATGGGGTCCAGATGCTGGGGGTCTGTGGGTGACGTGGGGCCCGGACgccgggggtcctgggggtctgTGGGTGATGTGGGGGCCCAGATGCTGGGGGGTCCATGGGTGATGCGGGCCCTGGATGctggggtcccgggggtccgtGGGTGACGTGGGCCCTGGATGCCGGGGTCCTGGGGGTCTGTGGGTGACGTGGGGCCTGGATGccggggtcccgggggtccgtGGGTGACGTGGGGGCCCAGATCCCGGGGGTCCGTGGGGTGGggcccggatgcctgggtcccccccagacgcccgtgtcccccccaggccCCGCAAGCTGACCCTGCGGGGGTTCCGCCCCACCTGGGCCGTGCTGAAGGAGACGTCGCTCTCGTacggccgcagcccccccggccccggggggagcccctgcagcagctcaaCCTCAGGGGTAAGTCCCCgaacccccccgggacccccccaaacctcccaggacccccaaatccccctgatACCCTCCCCCAAACCCCTCCTTGCCCCCCTGAgagcccccagtgcccccccttCTGCACAGTGCCCccaattggggggggggggggggggtcatgGATGCCTGGGCCcccccggacgcctgggtcccccccaggCTGTGAGGTGACCCCCGACGTGGACGTGGGGGCGCAGAAGTTTTGCATCAAACTGCTGGTGGCGGCGCCCGAGGGGATGAGCGAGATCCAGCTGCGCTGCCCGCGACGTGAgtggggcggccgtggggcggctggggggctgctggggggggggctgaggaCCATGGGGGTGCCCCACGGGGtagcggggtgctggggggggtgtcccaggGGTCTGaccccccccctcgccccccagTAGGCACACTGGGTaatgggatggggggggtcctgggacttcagggggtcctggggggggttgggtgTTCCCAGGGGTCTGACCcccccctcacctccccagtACACACACTGGGTAATGGGATGGGGGAATCcggggggggcttggggggtcccagggggtttgggggctcCCAGCAGTCTGACCCCCACCCAGTACGTGCACTGGgtaaggggggtgggggaatccaggggggttgggggtcccgggggggggttgggggctCCCAGGGTCTGACCCCCTcgccccccaggccccccagtACGCGCACTGGgtaaggggggtgggggaatccaggggggttgggggtcccgggggggggttgggggctCCCAGGGTCTGACCCCCTCGCCCCCCAGTACGCGCACTGGgtaaggggggtgggggaatccaggggggttggggggtcccgggggggggttgggggctCCCAGGGTCTGACCCCCTcgccccccaggccccccagtACGCGCGCTGGGTGGCCGGCTGCCGCTTGGCCTCCCGCGGGCGCTCGCTGGCCGACGCCCTCCTTCGCGGCGGAGGcgcgggggggtgctgggggtcctggggctgcagccggggggGGACCCCTCGctgcccaccaccacccctggggctgcccagcggcccccccccggacccccgggTGCTCCTGGCCCCCCGCTTCCAGCGCAAGGTCAAGGCCAAACAGGTAACCGAcccctgagccccccaccccatggccaccccccGAGCCCCACAGGGatcccctgccccacggccacccctgggccccatggccacccctgAGCCCCACAGGGATCCTCTGCCTTAtagcaacccccccccccccaagccccacagGGATCCCCTGCCCTAtagcaacccccccccccccaagccccacagGGATCCCCTGCCCTAtagcaacccccccccccaagccccacagGGATCCCCTGCCCCATAGTGacccccccaagccccacagGGATCCCCTGCCCCATAGTgaccccccccaagccccacagggatcccctccctgccccatagtcccttccccagcccatcttctcccctccagctgctcccataggtcctggggacacccccagccccccacccctgacCCCCAACCTCTGCCCCACGCTCGCCCCAGCTGGTGCCCCGCATCCTGGAGGTCCTCCACCGCGTGGGGGCGCTGTCGCCAGCCCAGGCCCGTCTCCGCTTCCTGGAGGCCTGGCGGGCGCTGCCCGGCTTCGGCCTGGCCTACTTCCTCGTGCGGTAGGGGggtactgggaggcactgggaggggactgggaatGGGTTGGGatgcactgggaggcactgggaatGGGTTGGGAAGCACTGGGAGTGGGTTGGGAGGCACTGGGAATGGGTTGGGAAGCACTGGGAATGGACTGGGAGAGACTGGGAATGGGTTGGGatgcactgggagggactgggagaggACTGGGAGGCATTGGGAATGGGTTGGGAAGCACTGGGAGTGGGTTGGGAGGCACTGGGAATGGGTTGGGaaggactgggagggactgggagagACTGGGAATGGGTTGGGatgcactgggagggactgggagtgGGGGTGGTTGGGAGGCACTGGGAATGGGTTGGGaaggactgggagggactgggagagACTGGGAATGGGTTGGGAAGCacctgggagggactgggaatGGGTTGGGAAGCACTGCAAGGGGCTGGGAATGGGTTGGGAAGCACTGGGAGTGGGTTGGGAGACACTTAGAATGGGTTGGgaagcactgggagggactgggaatGGGTTGGGGAAGCACTGCAAGGGGCTGGGAATGGGTTGGGAAGCACTGGGAGTGGGTTGGGAGACACTTGGAATGGGTTGGGAAGCACTGGGAGAGACTGGGAATGGgttgggaggcactgggagacaCTTGGAATGGGTTGGGAAGCactgggaggggatgggaatgggttgggaggcactgggagacaCTTGGAATGGGTTGGGAAGCACTGGGAGAGACTGGGAATGGgttgggaggcactgggagacaCTTGGAATGGGTTGGGAAGCactgggaggggatgggaatgggttgggaggcactgggagacaCTTGGAATGGGTTGGGAAGCACTGGGAGGGGGATGGGCATTCCGGGAGGCCCTGGGGGACCGtacggaggggctggggggtgacTGGGGgtgcactgggaggcactgggagtgGGCGTCTGGCGCAGGTTCAAGGGCAGTCGCCGGGATGAGGTGCTGGGGGTCGGCCCCTCGGGGCTGCTCCGGCTGGAGCCCGGCACCGGCGCCGTCACCCGCAGCTGGCGGTACAGCGCCCTGCGCCAGTGGAACGTCAACTGGGACACCCAGCAGGTACTGGGGCGCGctgggaggggcggggggggtgcccCCCGGGGGGTGCGACCCCCGCCCCCGACGCCCCGCGTGCCCCGCAGGTGACGCTGGAGCTGGAGGGGGAGGTGACGCTGGCGCTGTCGGTGCTGTCGGCCCCGTGCCAGGCGCTGCACGAGTTCCTGGGGGGGGTACCTGTGCCTgggggggcggcagccggggcagcccctcgACCTCCGCCTCTTCCACAAGCTGACGGGGGGGCAGGAGCCCCTCTGAGAGCCCTCGTGCGCGGGCTCCTCGTGCGAGAGCTCCTCGTGCGCGGGCTCCCCCACGATGTTGGCAGCAGcctcacacaccccccccgctATACCTCCCCCTCACActgtaccccccccccccgtgcgaGGCACTTGTGCGAAACAGCGGTCACGGCGGTGAATGGTTTATTGGCTTCCGTCGGGCAGCAGGGCCCTCGTGCGAGGGGCTCACACCCTCACGGCCCTCGTGCGAGGGGCTTTCACCATCCTCGTGGGAGGGGCTCACACCCCCACGGCCCTCGTGCAAGGGGCTTTCACCGTCCTCGTGCGAGGGCCCCTCCAGCGGCAGCAGACACCCTGGGGCAGGGCAATAAAGCAGCTGTTACCATGGCAATGGGGCCCCGACGCCCGGgtccctttttggggggggtgggcgcTCAGATGCCCGTGTGCCTTGGGGCAGGGGTTGGGGTGCCCAAACGCCTGGGTGTCACCCCCAaaactcctgggtccccccccaaatgccttgtgcccccccccctcaAATTCCTGCATTCCCCCCAAAAATCCGGGGTCCTCCCAAACTCCTGTGTTCCCCCCAAGCAcccatgtcccccccccaaactccccccccccccaaagctcGGGTCCCCCCCAACGCCCGGGTGCCCCCCaaaactccccccccccaacgcccgggtgccccccaaactcctgggttctccccccccccccccagctccccccgaCCGCCGGGGTCCTCACGGTGCGGGCGCAGCTGCAGGACACGGAGGAAATATTTGGGGGGCAGTCGCCCCTGGGCGTCCCCTGGCGTCAGGATCACCCCGTTGGCGGAGCGGAAAAAGGGGATCCCCTCTGCGGGGGGCGGGGGTCACCCGGATGCCTGGGGTCCTGtctccgccgcccccccccccccccccccgggtccccaCTCACCCGCCAGCGCCCGGGGGCCGTCGATGATGATGGCGATCTCCGAATCCAGCCTCATCCCTGCAGGGGGATTTGGCGAGGTCAGGGGTGCCCCCAGGGGCGGGGTGTCCCCAAGAAgtggggtgcccgggggggtgGGTGCCCACCGGAcccagtgctggggggggggggggggggggcaggagcagggtgcCCAGGGGCAGGTGCCCCCCAGAGTAGGGTGTCCCCAGGATTGGGGTGCCCCAGGATTGGGGTGTCCCCAGGATGGGGGTGCCCGCGAGTTGGGGTGTCCCCCGGTTGGGGTGCCCCAGGATTGGGTTGTCCCCAGGatgggggtgccccccccggtTGGGGTGCCCCTCGGGTTGGGGTGTCCCCAGGATGGGGGTGCCCCCCCGGCTGGGGGTGCCCCCCGGGTTGGAGCGTCCCCCGGCTGGGGTGCCCCCGGGTTGGGGTGCCCCCGGGTTGGGGTGCCCCCGGTTGGGGTGCCGGGGCCCTCACCGCTGCGCAGGCGCGGGGTCCCCGGGCAGGCCGGCGGCCAGGTGGATGTGGGTGcgcccccatgggtgccagcCCCCCGGCGCGGATCGGGGCCcagaggcggcggcgggtgccgtgggccagggtggggggcagctcCTCGGGGGTCCGCAGGGGCGTCAGCTCCAGCGCCggcacctgggaccccccagaaACGCCCTGAGATCCCCGGGACCCCGAGTATCCCCCCCCGAGCCTCCCCAAAtaccccgggaccccccccaaagtCTCTCTCTAGAGACCCCCAGGGAtccaccttcccccccccccccccgagacTTGTAGTGATGtccaaatccccccccccccccgggactcCCAAATCCCTCTCTAGAGCACCCCGGGGACCCTAAATCCCTCCCGGGACCCTCAAATCCCTCTCTAGAgcaccccggggacccccaaatcccccgggaccccccaggatcccacccccgggacccccaaaatCCCTCTCTagagcaccctggggaccccaaatCCGCCGGGACCCCCAGGATCCCACCCCCGGGACGCCCAGGATGCCTCCCTAGAGCACCCGGGGACCCCAAATCCGCCGGGACCCCCAGGATcccacccccgggacccccaaaatCCCTCTCTagagcaccctggggaccccaaatccgccgggaccccccaggaTCCCACCCCCGGGACGCCCAGGATGCCTCCCTAGAGCACCCGgggaccccaaatcccccccccggcccccaaaTCCGGCCCCCAGCCCACCTGCAGGGAGTGCCCCTGGTTGGCGCGGATGCGCAGGGGGTCGGCGCGCAGGGCGAAGCGGCCCTTGGGGTCCGCGGCCACGAGCCGCCGCAGGGCCGCCTCCGAGACCCCCGCGAAGCGCGGCAGCCGCAGCAGGGCCCCCACCTCCACGAAGCCGTCTGCGCCCCCGGCCCGTcagcggggggcgcgggggggcccgggggcgcttggggggggggggccggggtggtGGTTGGGGGGCCCGGGGTGGTGGTtgggggcccggggggcgctggggggtccccggggtggTGGTtgggggcccggggggcgctGGGGAGTCCCGGGGTGGTGGTTGGGGGGCCCGGGTGGTTGTtgggggcccggggggcgctggggggtcccggggtgaTGGTTTGGGGTGCCAGGGTGGTTGCGGGTGCCAGAGGGCaacgtgggggggggggggggggggggggtcctgggggtggtttggggtgccgggggtggtTAAGGGGTCCTGGGGGCATTTAGAGTGTCCCGGGgtggctgggggtcccaggagaCATTTGGGGGGGATCCTGGGGGCatttgggggtcccagaggtggccgggggtgctggggcagctcgGGGGGGcgtcctggggggggggggtgttggggcgCCGGGGGCACCTGGGGGTCGTAGGGGCGGTttggggcgcgggggcgggcaggTCATGGGGGCCGGGGGTCCTGAGGGGCACCGGCAGCAGCCGAGGGGCGGGGGTTTGGGGGCCCCGCGAGCActcgggggcggggggtcccggggggggcgcgggggggtcccggcagaCGCACCCGGCCCCCAtgggcagccccacggccacggCCCCGTGGCGCAGGACGTAGCTCAGCGCCTTCGACAGCCCCACGGAGGGGTCCTGCGGGGGGGCGCCTGGGTCCCCcacccttgggtgccccccacccttgggtgccccccctTACCCCCCACCTGGGCCACCCCCATCTTTGGGTGTTGTTCCCTCctccttgcccccccccccccgcactcctgggtcccccccccccccttgggtgccccccccttctccccccccacTTGGGTCCCCCCCCCACTCTTGGGTGCCCCCCTCTTACATCCCCCCCCCCATATTTGGGTGTCgtcccctcctccttgccccccccccccgcactcctgggtcccccccccccttgggtgccccccccttctcccccccacctgggtccccccccactCTTGGGTGCCCCCCTCttacatcccccccccccatatttgGGTGTCGTCTCCcccctttccccaccccccGCACTCCTGGGTCCCCCTCccccttgggtgccccccccttacccccccccacctttgggtgcccccccttaccccccccccacctttggGTGCCCCCCCCTTACCCCCCCCCACATTTGGGTGTCGCCCTCCCCCTTACCCCCCCCCCGCACTCCTGGGTCcacccccccggtgcccccccctcacccccccccccttgccccccccgcactcctgggtccccccctcgggtgcccccccgcccttcgccccgcccccccggttgtcccctcccctcccccccccccttgggtgcccccccccacctcccgccGCAGCCGGGCGCGCGCGCCCTCCCCGGCGGCCATGCGCCCCCCACGTGCCCTCCCACGTGACGCCCCCGCCCACGTCACCACGCTccagccccgccccccgcccacGTGACCggtcccgccccccccccccccccccggttcCCCGCCGTCACCACACGGGGGCGCTCCCGCCTCCCAGCGTTTATtgccccgccccctgccccgccccccctcAGTCGAGTTTGCGGgtgcccagtttgggggggcccggtttgggggggccccgggcacccccccggCGCTTGGCCTCCAGCTCCCGGCGCCGCTGCTgctcccgctgccgccggcccgcgcccggggggggccctggggggcacaggggtcacggggggggcacaggggtcacagggggcccgggggggcattgggggggcacaggggtcacgggcagccctggggggcacaggggtcatggggggggcacgggggtcacagggggcccgggggggcattgggggggcacaggggtcaCGGGCAGCccctggggggcacaggggtcatggggggggcacgggggtcacagggggcccgggggggcattggggggcacaggggtcacgggcagccctggggggcacaggggtcatggggggggcacgggggtcacagggggcccgggggggcattggggggcacaggggtcaCGGGCAGCCCTGGGGNNNNNNNNNNNNNNNNNNNNNNNNNNNNNNNNNNNNNNNNNNNNNNNNNNNNNNNNNNNNNNNNNNNNNNNNNNNNNNNNNNNNNNNNNNNNNNNNNNNNNNNNNNNNNNNNNNNNNNNNNNNNNNNNNNNNNNNNNNNNNNNNNNNNNNNNNNNNNNNNNNNNNNNNNNNNNNNNNNNNNNNNNNNNNNNNNNNNNNNNccagggacccccaaaccaccccaggGAACCCCCAAGGACCCCCAGATCACCCAGGGAGCCCCGCAAAACACCCCAAggacccccaaaaccaccccaggggaccccctcaccccccagggaccccttCAGCCCCCCCTGTCCCTCCCACATCTCCCCACCCTCCCTAAGGACCCCCAAAACTccacagggacccccaaaaccaccccagggaccccttCAGCCGCCCTCAATCCCTCCCACATCTCCCCACCCTCTCTAAAGACCCCCAAAACTccacagggacccccaaaacTCCCCAGGGACCCCTTCAGCCCCCGCCACATCCCTCCCACATCTCCCCACCCTCCCTAAGGACCCCCAAAACTccacagggacccccaaaaccaccccagggaccccttCAGCCGCCCCCAATCCCTCCCACATCTCCCCACCCTCCCTAAGGACCCCCAAAACTccacagggacccccaaaaccaccccagggaccccttCAGCCCCCGCCACATCCCCTCCCACATCTCCCCACCCTCCCTAAGGACCCCCAAAACTccacagggacccccaaaaccaccccagggaccccttCAGCCGCCCCCAATCCCTCCCACATCTCCCCACCCTCTCTAAAGACCCCCAAAaactcccctgggacccccaaaactCCCCAGGGACCCTTTCAGACCCCCTCAATCCCTCCCACATCTCCCCACCCTCCCTAAGGACCCCCAAAACTccacagggacccccaaaacccagagctgggtttgctgacatccccccccccccccgaaatcCTGGGGTTAAAACATGGGTGGGGCAAGTCCCTGGGGACTTTGACCCCCGTAAAGTCACTCAGCCGCCGGAAAAGGGAGGGGGCAAAGGGGGAAAAGCGGGGGGCCACGCCCTAAATGGGGGCTCCCCCCTTAAAAACGGGGGGGAAAACCCTTTAATTTGGGGGGCTaacagcccccccccaccccctccccaagggacccaggcatccgggccaagcccccccccctccttccgCGTTGCTGCGCCGAGGAGAGGGAAACGGGGAAAATTGGGGTGCAAcggggggatctggggggggctgcggctgctccCCGAAATAAATGCCCTGCGGGGGGGACCcaatttcccattttctgtcCCCAAAACGGGGACGGTTTCGTGGCAGGTCTGGAAAATGGGTCacagcggcggcg
Coding sequences within it:
- the TRPT1 gene encoding LOW QUALITY PROTEIN: tRNA 2'-phosphotransferase 1 (The sequence of the model RefSeq protein was modified relative to this genomic sequence to represent the inferred CDS: deleted 1 base in 1 codon) is translated as MAAGEGARARLRREDPSVGLSKALSYVLRHGAVAVGLPMGADGFVEVGALLRLPRFAGVSEAALRRLVAADPKGRFALRADPLRIRANQGHSLQVPALELTPLRTPEELPPTLAHGTRRRLWAPIRAGGLAPMGRTHIHLAAGLPGDPAPAQRTGSGMRLDSEIAIIIDGPRALAEGIPFFRSANGVILTPGDAQGRLPPKYFLRVLQLRPHRCLLPLEGPSHEDGESPLHEGRGGVSPSHEDGESPSHEGREGVSPSHEGPAARRKPINHSPP